The Paralichthys olivaceus isolate ysfri-2021 chromosome 9, ASM2471397v2, whole genome shotgun sequence genome contains a region encoding:
- the LOC138411380 gene encoding uncharacterized protein, which yields MTEYLLLILYFSSFICLCALVCLYFSGCQEMTYKHDGEDSLGFVTNKKDLNTNVET from the coding sequence ATGACGGAgtacctcctcctcatcctctacTTCTCCTCATTCATTTGCCTGTGTGCCCTGGTCTGTCTTTACTTTTCTGGTTGCCAGGAGATGACTTATAAACATGATGGTGAGGATTCTCTGGGATTTGTTACTAATAAGAAAgatttaaatacaaatgtggAAACTTGA